DNA sequence from the Amycolatopsis sp. Hca4 genome:
GCCTCCTGGGCTCCCGTCTCCGGGGCGTGCAGGCGGCGCTCGACCTGGAGACCGGCGGCGGCGAAGTCCTCGACGGCTGCCCGGCCCTGCCGCCGCTGATGGTCGCAACCGAGTCGTGGCCGCCGAACATCGCGAAGGCGTCGGCCCGGCTGCGGCCGCGCGGGGTCACGGTCGTGGCCACCGCGGGTTTTCCATTCCGCGACAGCGTGTTCGACCTGGTCAGCAGCCGCCACCCGGTGACGACCGACTGGCCCGGGATCGCCCGTGTCCTGCGTCCCGGCGGAACGTACTTCTCCCAGCAGGTCGGCCCGGCGAGCGTGTTCGAGCTGGTCGAGTTCTTCCTCGGCCCGCAGCCGGCGGACACCCGCACCAGCCGGCACCCGGACCACGCCGTGCGGGCGGCCGCCGAGGCCGGCCTCGAAGTGACGGACCTGCGCTCGGAGTCGCTGCGCACCGAGTTCTTCGACATCGGCGCGGTGGTCTACTTCCTGCGCAAGGTGATCTGGATGGTCCCGGGCTTCACGGTCGGGCAGTACCGGGACAAGCTGCGGGAGCTGCACGAGAAGATCGAGCGCGACGGCCCGTTCGTCGCCCACACGACGAGGTTCCTCATCGAGGCCCGGAAGCCTTGACGATCGCCGTTTCGACGCCGTCCAGGAGCAGTTCCAGGCCCGCCTCGAACGACAGCCGGGCCTCCCGCTCCAGATAAGGCTCCTCGGAATCGGAGGCTTCGTACTCCCCCTCCTCGCCGAGCTTGGCCACCGTCGGGAAGCGGGCCGTGAGGTCCGGCGCCAGCTCGCCGAGCAGTGCCGAGCGCGCGCCCCACCAGTCCTCTTCGGACTGTCCGGTCTCGCGGGCGGCCTGGCGGGACTCCGCCGCCGCCTGGACCGAGCCGCGGACGATGTTGAACAGCGCCGCCACCACCCAGCGCACCCGGGACAGCGGCAGGCCGGTCGACGCCAGGACCGACAGCAGCGTCTCCTGCACGTGGAACTCCCCCGGCCCGAGCACCGGGCGCGCCGGCGAGACCTGCAGCAGCCACGGGTGCCGCAGGTGCAGGTCCCACAGCGCGCCGGCCAGGGCCAGCGCGGCCGCGCGCCACCCCGCCGACTCCGGGAACGACGCCGGGAGCTCCCCCAGCGTGCGGTCGTACATCAGGTCGACCAGCTCGGTCTTGCCCGGGACGTACGTGTAGAGCGCCATCGCCGTGCGGCCGAGGCGCTCCCCGACCGAGCGCATCGACAGCGCCGCCATGCCCTCGGCGTCCGCGATCTCGATCGCCGCCGCGACGATCGCCTCGACCGACAGGCCCGGCTTGGGTCCCGGGCCGGTGCGCGGCGCCACCACCCGCGGCCCCCACAGCAGCTCCATGGACCGCCGGGCGTCGCCCTGACCCGCGAAGACGACCACCTTGCCGACTCCTTACACCCTAAAGTATTGTACGCTGGCAGATCACTTTACAGCCTAAAGTATCGAGAAGGACGGTATGACTTCACCCAGGCGGGCCGCCGACACCCACGACGTGATCGAGGTCCGGGGGGCCCGGGAGAACAACCTGACCGGCATCGACCTGGACATCCCGAAGCGACGGCTCACGGTGTTCACCGGTGTCTCCGGCTCCGGCAAGTCGTCCCTGGTCTTCGGCACCATCGCGGCCGAGTCCCAGCGGCTGATCAACGAGACCTACAGCGCCTTCCTCCAGTCGTTCATGCCGAGCCTGTCGCGCCCGGACGTCGACCTGCTGGAGAACCTGAGCGCGGCCATCGTCGTCGACCAGGAGCGGATGGGGGCCAACTCGCGCTCCACGGTCGGCACCGCGACCGACGCGTACGCCATGCTGCGGATCGCCTTCTCGCGGCTCGGCGAGCCGTACGTCGGCACCAGCGGCGCGTTCAGCTTCAACCTGCCCGAAGGCATGTGCCCGGCCTGCGAGGGCCTCGGCCGCGTCTCGGACCTCGACGTCGACGCCCTGCTCGACTTCGACCTCTCCCTCAACGAAGGCGCGATCCAGGTGCCGGGCTTCACGCCGGACACCTGGTACGTGCAGACCTACCTCTCCTCCGGCTTCTACGACCCCGACGCGAAGATCCGCGACTTCTCGCCGGAGCAGCTCAACGCCCTGCTGCACAAGGATTCCTGCAAGGTCAAGGTCGGGAAGACCAACGTCACGTACGAGGGCCTCGCGGTGAAGGTCCGGCGGCTCTACCTGCACAAGGACGTCGAGTCGCTGCAGCCGAAACTGCGGGCGTTCATCGAGAAGGCCGCCACGTTCGCCACCTGCGGTGAGTGCGGCGGCGCGCGGCTCAACCAGGCCGCGCTGTCGGCCAAGATCGACGGCAAGAACATCGCCGACTGCGCCGCCCTGCAGATCAGCGACCTCGCCGAGTTCGTGCGGAACCTCGACGCACCCTCGATCCGGCCGCTGCTGGCCAACCTGCGCGACACCCTGGACTCGCTGGTCGAGATCGGCCTCGGCTACCTTTCACTCGACCGCGAATCCGCAACGCTCTCCGGCGGCGAAGCGCAACGCGTGAAGATGGTGCGGCACCTGGGTTCCAGCCTCACCGACGTCACCTACGTCTTCGACGAGCCGACCGTCGGGCTGCACCCGCACGACATCGAGCGGATGAACAACCTGCTGCTGTGCCTGCGGGACAAGGGGAACACGATCCTGGTCGTCGAGCACAAGCCGGAGACGATCCGGATCGCCGACCACGTCGTCGACCTCGGCCCCGGCGCGGGCACCGACGGCGGCCGGCTCTGCTACACCGGCAGCGTCGACGGCCTGCGCGCGTCCGGCACGCTCACCGGCCGCCACCTCGACCACCGGGTCACCCTCCGCTCCGAGGTCCGGCAGCCCACCGGGCACCTCTCGATCACCGGCGCACGCCTCCACAACCTGAAGGACGTCAGCGTCGACGTCCCGCTCGGCGTGCTGACCGTGGTCACCGGGGTGGCCGGGTCCGGGAAGTCGTCGCTGATCCACGGCTCGCTGGCCCGCCGGGACGACGTCGTCGTGGTCGACCAGTCGGCGATCCGCGGGTCCCGGCGGTCCAACCCGGCGACCTACACCGGCCTGCTCGACCCGATCCGGGCGGCGTTCGCCAAGGCCAACGGGGTCAAGGCGAGCCTGTTCAGCGCCAACTCCGAAGGCGCCTGCCCGAAGTGCAAGGGCCTCGGCGTGATCTACACGGACCTGGCGATGATGGCCGGGGTCGCGTCCGTCTGCGAGGAGTGCGAAGGCCGGCGGTTCACGCCCAAGGTGCTCACCTACGAGCTGCGCGGCAAGAACATCGGCGAGGTGCTGGCGATGTCCGTCGCCGAGGCCCGCGAGTTCTTCGCGGGCGGCACCGCGCGGACGGTGCTGGACCGCCTCGCCGACGTCGGCCTCGGCTACCTCACGCTCGGGCAGCCGTTGACCACGCTGTCCGGCGGCGAGCGGCAGCGGCTCAAGCTGGCGATCCGGATGGCCGAACGCGGGTCGACCTACATCCTCGACGAGCCGACGACCGGGCTGCACCTGGCCGACGTCGACCAGCTGCTGGCGCTGCTCGACCGGATCGTCGACGCGGGCAACACGGTGATCGTCATCGAGCACCACCAGGCGGTGATGGCCCACGCCGACTGGCTGATCGACCTCGGCCCCGGGGCAGGCCACGACGGCGGCCGGGTGGTCTTCGAAGGCACCCCGGCCGCGCTCGTCGCCGACGCCTCGACGTTGACCGCCCGCCACCTGCGCGAATACCTGGGGAAGCCGTGAAGCCGGCCGGTCTGCTCGAAGTGACGGCGGTGCGGCGGGTGACGCCGCGCGTCGTGCGCGTCACCTTCACCGGCGACGGCCTGGCCGAGCTGGAGCCGTGGCCGGACCAGCAGCTCAAGCTCCTGTTCCCGCCGCCGGGCCGCCCGGTGCGGCTGCCGTCGGACGGCGACGACGTGCTGCGGTGGTACCAGGCGTACCTGGCGATCCCGGCCGAGGAGCGTCCGGTGATGCGCAGCTATACGGTGCGCGCGCGGGACGGCGACACGATCGACGTCGACTTCGTGCTGCACGCCGGCGCGGCGGGACCGGCCACCGCCTGGGCGTTCCGAGCGGCACCGGGTGACGTCCTCGGCCGGTACGGACCGGATCCGGCGTACCGGCGTCCACTGTCCACAGCAGACGCATTGCTGTGCGCGGGCGACGAGACGGCGATCCCCGCCATCGCTTCGATCTTGTCCGAAGTGGACGATGTGGTGGCGTTCGTCGAGGTCGCGGACGCGGCGGAGGAGCAGCCGCTGCCGGGCGTCCGGTGGCTGCACCGGGACGGCGCCGAGCACGGCAGCCGTCTTCTGGAGGCGGTGCGCGCGACGGCCCTCCCGGAAGCGGCGTGGCTGGCCGGGGAGGCGTCGACGGTCCGGGCGGTGCGCCGCCTCCTCGTCGGGCGGGGGCTGGCGAAGAGCGCCATCGAGTTCACCGGCTACTGGCGGCGGACGCTGACCCAGGACGACGCCCCGACGCCGGAGGACCTGGCCGACGCGGCGGAAAAGCTGGAAGACTCGGCCTCGTGGAAGGGCAGCTGACGGCCTCGGGCATCGACCCGGCGGCGGTGGTGTCGGCCGAGGACATCGGCGGCGGGACGTACAACCGGGCGGTGCGGTTGCGGCTGGCGGACGGACGGCGGCTGGTGCTCAAGATCGCGCCGTCCGGCCCCGGCCTGACCTACGAACACGACCTGCTGGCCACGGAGGCGGCGTACTACCGCCTGGCGTCCGGGCCGCTGCCGTCGGTGGTGGGCGAAGGGCCGGGGTTCCTGCTGATGACGGAGGTGCCGGGCGAGCCGTGGAACCGAGCGCCCGGCACCGGCCCGCACCTGCGCGCGGAGCTGGGCAAGATCGTGGCGGCCCTGCACTCGACGACCGGCGACGGGTTCGGTTACCTCCAGGACCCGTTGCACCCGACGTGGTTCTCGGCGTTCCGGGCAATGGTGGACGCAATCCTGGCCGACGCGGTGACCTACGGCGTCCGCCTGCCCCGCCCGGCGGCGGAGATCGCGCACCTGGTCCGTCGCCACGAGCCGCTGCTGGAGCAGGTCACGACACCGGTCCTGGTCCACTTCGACCTGTGGCAGGGCAACATCCTGGTCGACGGCGGCCGAGTGTCGGGCATCATCGACGCGGAGCGCGCGTTCTGGGGCGACCCGGTGGCGGAGTTCGTCTCGCTGACGTTGTTCCACGACCTGGACGAACCGCTGCTGGAGGGCTACGGCCGGGCGGCCTTCGACGCGCCCGCCCGCCGTCGGCTGACGTTGTACCGGGTGTACCTGGGGTTGATCATGCTGGTGGAGATGGTGCCGAGGCAGGACACGAACGCGGACCGGCAGCGGTTCGTCTCCACGTGGCTGGCGGAGAACCTGGACGCGGCCCAGCGGGCGATCTGATCACCACGTGACCGGCAGGCTGTGCACCCCGTACACCAGCATGTCGTCCTTGAACGCCAGGTCCCCCACCGGTACCGCGAGCCGCAGCCCCGGGATGCGGCGGTACAGCGTCCCGTACACCACCTGCAGCTCCACCCGGGCCAGCGTCTGGCCGAGACACTGGTGCACGCCGTACCCGAACGCCACGTGGTGGCGGGCCTCGCGGGTCACGTCGAGGCGGTCCGGGTTCTCGAACACCGCCGCGTCGCGGTTGGCCGCGTCGCCCGCCGCGATGATTCCTTCGCCCGCGCGGATCGTCTCGCCGCCGAGTTCGATGTCCGCCGTGGCCACGCGGCGGCGGCCGGTGTGCGTGATGTTCAAGTAGCGCAACAGCTCTTCGACTGCGCGGCGCAGCAGGTCCGCGTCGCCGGTGCGCACCAGCTCCAGTTGCGGGGGGTGCTCCAGCAACGCCACCGTGCCCAGCGCGATCATGTTCGCCGTCGTCTCGTGGCCGGCCACCAGGAGCAGCTGGCCCATCGAAGCGACCTCTTCGGCGGTCAGCTTCCCGGTCGCGTACTGCGTGACCGCCAGCTTGCTCAGCACGTCGTCGCCCGGGTCGGCCACCTTCCGCTTCACCAGCCCGCCGAGGTAGGCCAGCAGCTCTTCGGTGGCCTGCACCGCTTCCGCCGGCGTCGCCGTGCGGGACACCATCACCTTCGTGATGTCCTGGAACAGCTCGCGATCCTCGTACGGGACGCCGAGCAGTTCGCAGATCACCAGCGACGGCACCGGCAGCGCGAACGCCGTCACCAGGTCGACCGGCTTCGGGCCGGCCAGCAGCCCGTCGACCAGGTCGTCGACGATGCGCTGGATCGCCGGGCGCAGCGCCTCCATCTTCTTGACCAGGAAGTCGCCGGTCAGCAGCTTGCGCTGCGCGGCGTGCGCGGCGCCGTCCATGGTGATGAACGACTTCGCGCGGTGGCGGCGGGCCGCCGACGCCGCGCTCTGGTGCGGGTAGCCCGGGTGGTCGGAGTCGGCGCTGACCCGGGAATCCCGCAGCACCGCGCGGACGTCGTCGTAGCGCGTCACCAGCCACGGCGTGCTGCCGTTCCACAGGCGCACCCGGGAAACCGGGGGCAGTTCGCCGAGTTCGGCGGGCGGGTCGAAGGGACACCGCCGGGTCATCGGAAACGCGGGCACGCCGTCCACCGGATACCTCCCGGAGCCGCCGGAGATTTACATAGCTATGCTAAGCATCCTCCGGCCGGCCGCGCCACCGTCCGATCAGGCGAACACCAGGGACACCAGTTCGTCCACGAACGGCTCCACCAGCTCGGCCCCGGTCCGGTTCAGCGCGCTGTGGAACAACGCGACCCGGCCGTGCGCGCCGACGAACACCACCGCCGCCGCGCGGCCCGGCGTCACGCGCAGCTCGTGCCCCGCCTCGACGCAGCGTTCGAAGCCCGCCGTCAGCCGGTCGATCACGTCCAGGAGCGGGCCGGTCGGGCGGGTGCCGGGCTCCAGGTCGGACGCACCGTTCGCGAGCATCAGCCGGTAATGCCCCGGATTCTGCATCGCGAAGGCGCAGTAGGCGTGAATCTGGGCCCGAATCCGGCCGACGACGTCGGATTCGGGCCGTGACTGCTCCGCCGCGCGCATCGAATCACGCAGCCGGGCGTATTCGTGGTCGAGCAATCCGCGGACCAATTCCGCACGATCGGAAAAATGCTGGTAGATGCTCGCCGGGGCGATGCCGACGGCCCGGGCGACGCCGCGGATCGTCAGCCCGTCCTCGCCGCCGAGCTCGGCGAGGAGCCGTCCGGCGGCGGCCAGGATCTCGCCGCGCAACCGTTCGCCTTCGCCCCAGCGATTTCGTCTCCGGCCCATTCCCGCTTCGACGCGTTCCGCCACCCGCCTATTCATACGCCCGCGACGGAAGGGCCGGTATTCCGGGGTCCGGAAAACCGTTCAGGAAACCAGCGCGGGGTACAGCGCGGGGAGATCGCCGGCGAGCCCGGCCCGCACGTTCCGGCTCACGTCGTCGGCGAGCACCTCGAAGCGGCCTTCTTCGACGCCGTCCAGCGCCAGCTTCGCCACCAGGGCCGGGTCGACCTTCGGGCCGTCGACGTGCTTGGCCATGTCGGTGTCCATGTACCCGACGTGCAGCGCCGTCACCTGCGTCTTCTGCGGCGCGAGCTCCAGCCGCAGCGCGTTGGTCAGCGACCAGGCCGCCGACTTCGCCGCGGAATACGCCGCGACATGGGGCGCGGTGAACCAGGAAAGCACCGAGAGCACGTTGAGCACCGCGCCGCCGCCGTTGCGCTCGAGGACCGGCGCGAACTCACGCGTCACGGCCAGGGTGCCGAAGTAGTGCGTGTCCATCTCCAGCCGGATGTCCTCGAGGGACCCGCCGAGCAGCGACGCCCCGGTCGACGAACCGGCGTTGTTCACCAGCAGCGTGACGTCGCCGGCGGTCTTCGCGGCTTCCCGGATCGACTCCGGGTCGGTCACGTCGAGCCGCAGCGGGACCACGCCCGGCAGGTCGATCGACTCGGGGTTCCGCGCGGCGGCGTACACCTTGGCCGCGCCGCGCTCCAGCAGCTCCGCGGCGAACCGGCGGCCGAGACCCCGGTTGGCCCCGGTGACCAGCGCGACCGCACCCGTGATGTCCATGACGAACTCCTCTCGCACCTGGCTTGCTCGTTGCAAGCTAGCTGAAGCCGACAGTACGGCGTAAACTTGCTCCAAGCAAGTCAGCTCGAAGGGATCACACGATGAGCCGTCGCATCACCTGGGCGGACGCCGCCTGCCCGATCGCCCGCGCCGCCGACGTCCTCGGCGAGCCGTGGACGCTGCTGATCCTGCGCGACGCCACCGCCGGCACCACCCGGTTCGAGGACTTCCGCAGCCAGCTCGGCATCGCCGACAACGTGCTGACCACCCGGCTGGCCAAGCTCGTCGACCGCGGCCTGCTGACCAGGCTCCCCTACCGCGACGGCGGCCGGACCCGGCACGAGTACCGCCTGACGCAGGCCGGCTTGGACGCCCTGCCGGTGCTGCACGCGCTCGGCACGTGGGGACACACCCACACCTCCTCGGACGCCGGGCCGACGACGTTGGTCCACTCCCGCTGCGGGCAGCCCACCCGGCCGGGCCCGAAGTGCGACAGCTGCGGGAAACCGCTGGCCGCGACCGATCTGGCGTGGCGCGGATCGTGGCTCGGCGAGGACGACGTCCCGCTGGCCGAGCCGGTCGGCTGAGCCGAACGACCCCAAGCCGTACGAAAGTCGGGTCACAAACGCCGGGCGATTCCGTAAGTTCGACACCCAGCGCGCGCAGACCCGGTAAATTCCCCACGGCAAGGAGTCGTCCCGATGTCCAGGAAGTACCTGCTGCCCGGTGCCGCCGTCGCTCTGGCCATGATCGCGACCCCGCTGACGGCCGGCCCGGCCTCCGCGGCCCCGAAGGCGGCCACGATCGTCTACTACGACACCTCGGACGCCCCCAGCTTCCGCGCGGTGATCAACGCGGGCGCGGCCAACTGGAACGCGGCGGTGTCGAACGTCAAGCTCCAGGAGAGCTCCTCGGGCGCTTCGCTGCACTACACCGAGGGCAACGACCCGCGCGGCTCGTACGCCCAGACCGACGGCCACGGCAGCGGCACCATCTTCATCGACTACACCCAGGCCGGGCAGTACGACCAGACCCGCATCGCGGCCCACGAAACCGGCCACGCGCTCGGCCTGCCGGACCACTACGAAGGCCCGTGCTCGGAGCTGATGTCGGGTGGTGGCCCCGGCCCGTCGTGCACCAACGCCAATCCGAACGCGACCGAGGCGTCACAGGTGGAATCCCTGTGGGCCAACGGCTTCACCGGCGCCCGCAAGGCCGCGACCCGCGTC
Encoded proteins:
- a CDS encoding TetR/AcrR family transcriptional regulator C-terminal domain-containing protein, producing MVVFAGQGDARRSMELLWGPRVVAPRTGPGPKPGLSVEAIVAAAIEIADAEGMAALSMRSVGERLGRTAMALYTYVPGKTELVDLMYDRTLGELPASFPESAGWRAAALALAGALWDLHLRHPWLLQVSPARPVLGPGEFHVQETLLSVLASTGLPLSRVRWVVAALFNIVRGSVQAAAESRQAARETGQSEEDWWGARSALLGELAPDLTARFPTVAKLGEEGEYEASDSEEPYLEREARLSFEAGLELLLDGVETAIVKASGPR
- a CDS encoding SDR family oxidoreductase: MDITGAVALVTGANRGLGRRFAAELLERGAAKVYAAARNPESIDLPGVVPLRLDVTDPESIREAAKTAGDVTLLVNNAGSSTGASLLGGSLEDIRLEMDTHYFGTLAVTREFAPVLERNGGGAVLNVLSVLSWFTAPHVAAYSAAKSAAWSLTNALRLELAPQKTQVTALHVGYMDTDMAKHVDGPKVDPALVAKLALDGVEEGRFEVLADDVSRNVRAGLAGDLPALYPALVS
- a CDS encoding snapalysin family zinc-dependent metalloprotease; the protein is MSRKYLLPGAAVALAMIATPLTAGPASAAPKAATIVYYDTSDAPSFRAVINAGAANWNAAVSNVKLQESSSGASLHYTEGNDPRGSYAQTDGHGSGTIFIDYTQAGQYDQTRIAAHETGHALGLPDHYEGPCSELMSGGGPGPSCTNANPNATEASQVESLWANGFTGARKAATRVYEVTMPVR
- a CDS encoding cytochrome P450, which translates into the protein MTRRCPFDPPAELGELPPVSRVRLWNGSTPWLVTRYDDVRAVLRDSRVSADSDHPGYPHQSAASAARRHRAKSFITMDGAAHAAQRKLLTGDFLVKKMEALRPAIQRIVDDLVDGLLAGPKPVDLVTAFALPVPSLVICELLGVPYEDRELFQDITKVMVSRTATPAEAVQATEELLAYLGGLVKRKVADPGDDVLSKLAVTQYATGKLTAEEVASMGQLLLVAGHETTANMIALGTVALLEHPPQLELVRTGDADLLRRAVEELLRYLNITHTGRRRVATADIELGGETIRAGEGIIAAGDAANRDAAVFENPDRLDVTREARHHVAFGYGVHQCLGQTLARVELQVVYGTLYRRIPGLRLAVPVGDLAFKDDMLVYGVHSLPVTW
- a CDS encoding siderophore-interacting protein, yielding MKPAGLLEVTAVRRVTPRVVRVTFTGDGLAELEPWPDQQLKLLFPPPGRPVRLPSDGDDVLRWYQAYLAIPAEERPVMRSYTVRARDGDTIDVDFVLHAGAAGPATAWAFRAAPGDVLGRYGPDPAYRRPLSTADALLCAGDETAIPAIASILSEVDDVVAFVEVADAAEEQPLPGVRWLHRDGAEHGSRLLEAVRATALPEAAWLAGEASTVRAVRRLLVGRGLAKSAIEFTGYWRRTLTQDDAPTPEDLADAAEKLEDSASWKGS
- a CDS encoding TetR/AcrR family transcriptional regulator: MGRRRNRWGEGERLRGEILAAAGRLLAELGGEDGLTIRGVARAVGIAPASIYQHFSDRAELVRGLLDHEYARLRDSMRAAEQSRPESDVVGRIRAQIHAYCAFAMQNPGHYRLMLANGASDLEPGTRPTGPLLDVIDRLTAGFERCVEAGHELRVTPGRAAAVVFVGAHGRVALFHSALNRTGAELVEPFVDELVSLVFA
- a CDS encoding phosphotransferase family protein, whose product is MEGQLTASGIDPAAVVSAEDIGGGTYNRAVRLRLADGRRLVLKIAPSGPGLTYEHDLLATEAAYYRLASGPLPSVVGEGPGFLLMTEVPGEPWNRAPGTGPHLRAELGKIVAALHSTTGDGFGYLQDPLHPTWFSAFRAMVDAILADAVTYGVRLPRPAAEIAHLVRRHEPLLEQVTTPVLVHFDLWQGNILVDGGRVSGIIDAERAFWGDPVAEFVSLTLFHDLDEPLLEGYGRAAFDAPARRRLTLYRVYLGLIMLVEMVPRQDTNADRQRFVSTWLAENLDAAQRAI
- a CDS encoding winged helix-turn-helix transcriptional regulator — encoded protein: MSRRITWADAACPIARAADVLGEPWTLLILRDATAGTTRFEDFRSQLGIADNVLTTRLAKLVDRGLLTRLPYRDGGRTRHEYRLTQAGLDALPVLHALGTWGHTHTSSDAGPTTLVHSRCGQPTRPGPKCDSCGKPLAATDLAWRGSWLGEDDVPLAEPVG
- a CDS encoding excinuclease ABC subunit UvrA codes for the protein MTSPRRAADTHDVIEVRGARENNLTGIDLDIPKRRLTVFTGVSGSGKSSLVFGTIAAESQRLINETYSAFLQSFMPSLSRPDVDLLENLSAAIVVDQERMGANSRSTVGTATDAYAMLRIAFSRLGEPYVGTSGAFSFNLPEGMCPACEGLGRVSDLDVDALLDFDLSLNEGAIQVPGFTPDTWYVQTYLSSGFYDPDAKIRDFSPEQLNALLHKDSCKVKVGKTNVTYEGLAVKVRRLYLHKDVESLQPKLRAFIEKAATFATCGECGGARLNQAALSAKIDGKNIADCAALQISDLAEFVRNLDAPSIRPLLANLRDTLDSLVEIGLGYLSLDRESATLSGGEAQRVKMVRHLGSSLTDVTYVFDEPTVGLHPHDIERMNNLLLCLRDKGNTILVVEHKPETIRIADHVVDLGPGAGTDGGRLCYTGSVDGLRASGTLTGRHLDHRVTLRSEVRQPTGHLSITGARLHNLKDVSVDVPLGVLTVVTGVAGSGKSSLIHGSLARRDDVVVVDQSAIRGSRRSNPATYTGLLDPIRAAFAKANGVKASLFSANSEGACPKCKGLGVIYTDLAMMAGVASVCEECEGRRFTPKVLTYELRGKNIGEVLAMSVAEAREFFAGGTARTVLDRLADVGLGYLTLGQPLTTLSGGERQRLKLAIRMAERGSTYILDEPTTGLHLADVDQLLALLDRIVDAGNTVIVIEHHQAVMAHADWLIDLGPGAGHDGGRVVFEGTPAALVADASTLTARHLREYLGKP
- a CDS encoding methyltransferase domain-containing protein; translated protein: MFDDLVAEAAAEPVEGWDFSWLDGRATEARPSWGYQRLLGSRLRGVQAALDLETGGGEVLDGCPALPPLMVATESWPPNIAKASARLRPRGVTVVATAGFPFRDSVFDLVSSRHPVTTDWPGIARVLRPGGTYFSQQVGPASVFELVEFFLGPQPADTRTSRHPDHAVRAAAEAGLEVTDLRSESLRTEFFDIGAVVYFLRKVIWMVPGFTVGQYRDKLRELHEKIERDGPFVAHTTRFLIEARKP